A single genomic interval of Tursiops truncatus isolate mTurTru1 chromosome 1, mTurTru1.mat.Y, whole genome shotgun sequence harbors:
- the MYOG gene encoding myogenin: MELYETSPYFYQEPHFYDGENYLPVHLQGFEPPGYERTELSLSPEARVPLEDKGLGTPEHCPGQCLPWACKVCKRKSVSVDRRRAATLREKRRLKKVNEAFEALKRSTLLNPNQRLPKVEILRSAIQYIERLQALLSSLNQEERDLRYRGGGGPQPGVPSECSSHSASCSPEWGSALEFGPNPGDHLLTADPTDVHNLHSLTSIVDSITVEDVAVAFPDETMPN; this comes from the exons TGGAGCTGTATGAGACATCCCCCTACTTCTACCAGGAACCCCACTTCTATGACGGGGAAAACTACCTGCCCGTCCACCTCCAGGGCTTCGAGCCACCGGGCTATGAGCGGACTGAGCTCAGCCTGAGCCCCGAGGCCCGAGTGCCCCTCGAAGACAAGGGGCTAGGGACCCCCGAGCACTGCCCAGGCCAGTGCCTGCCGTGGGCGTGTAAGGTGTGCAAGAGGAAGTCGGTGTCTGTGGACCGGCGGCGGGCGGCCACGCTGAGGGAGAAGCGCAGGCTCAAGAAGGTGAATGAGGCCTTTGAGGCCCTGAAGAGGAGCACCCTGCTCAACCCCAACCAGCGGCTGCCCAAGGTGGAGATCCTGCGCAGTGCCATCCAGTATATCGAGCGCCTGCAGGCCCTGCTCAGCTCCCTCAACCAGGAGGAGCGCGATCTCCGCTACCGAGGCGGGGGCGGACCCCAACCAGGG GTGCCCAGTGAATGCAGCTCCCATAGTGCCTCCTGCAGTCCAGAGTGGGGCAGTGCACTGGAGTTTGGTCCCAACCCAGGGG ATCATCTGCTCACAGCTGACCCTACGGATGTCCACAATCTGCACTCCCTCACCTCCATCGTGGACAGCATCACCGTGGAGGATGTCGCCGTGGCCTTCCCAGATGAAACCATGCCCAACTGA